In Erigeron canadensis isolate Cc75 chromosome 7, C_canadensis_v1, whole genome shotgun sequence, one DNA window encodes the following:
- the LOC122609293 gene encoding protein GRAVITROPIC IN THE LIGHT 1, producing the protein MEDTIKPTSNISEIVSRFAKVCKFRSIGVFTETPNQDICNDDVSNDVKECVEVCSTNSSRSDIWTGHDEILKVFEILSELKMAYVQLQQAHLPYDSEKIRVADELVFANLDGLCKVRRAFKENQFKYSNSLSACLTVLRGEIKVQERLLERLKSQAKKKDVEITGLKGELCDLEGKNRLLVEEIKCRKREAIKRMNLACVDNVVNEVARSIHDFAKPLIALMKASGWDLDKAANSIQDSVVYSVRSHKKYAFEAYISRRMFNGFSLKSQNIDQVLRFNDPVDVLIDDPNGSFAEFCRTKYLLIVHPRIEASFFGNLDQRNFVSSGRHPMTPFYQLFVKMARWVWLLQGIAASQPESEMFIVNRGSEFSDSYMENIEGGKDDVRSLDGQKGRYKVELMVMPGFRIEERLFKARVYVSKLSTTS; encoded by the coding sequence ATGGAAGATACAATAAAACCCACATCAAACATATCAGAAATAGTATCAAGATTTGCTAAAGTTTGTAAATTTAGGTCTATTGGAGTATTTACTGAAACCCCAAATCAAGATATATGTAATGATGATGTATCTAATGATGTGAAAGAATGTGTTGAGGTGTGTAGTACTAATAGTAGTAGAAGTGACATTTGGACTGGTCATGATGAGATATtgaaagtttttgaaatattgTCTGAACTTAAAATGGCATATGTTCAGCTTCAACAAGCTCATCTTCCGTATGATTCGGAGAAAATCCGGGTTGCGGATGAGCTTGTTTTCGCGAATCTTGATGGTTTGTGTAAGGTTAGGCGAGCGTTTAAGGAAAATCAGTTTAAGTACTCTAACTCTCTTTCGGCTTGTCTGACTGTTTTAAGAGGTGAGATTAAGGTTCAGGAGAGGTTGTTAGAGAGACTTAAAAGTCAGGCTAAGAAAAAAGATGTCGAAATTACTGGTCTAAAGGGAGAACTTTGTGATTTGGAGGGTAAAAATAGGCTTTTGGTTGAAGAGATTAAGTGTAGGAAGAGGGAAGCGATAAAGCGGATGAATTTAGCCTGTGTTGATAATGTTGTTAACGAGGTTGCAAGGAGTATTCATGATTTTGCTAAGCCGTTAATCGCTTTGATGAAGGCTTCGGGGTGGGATTTGGATAAAGCTGCAAACTCAATCCAAGATTCAGTTGTGTACTCTGTTAGGTCTCATAAGAAATATGCATTTGAAGCGTACATTTCTAGGAGAATGTTCAATGGGTTTTCGTTGAAATCCCAGAATATTGATCAGGTGTTGAGGTTTAATGATCCTGTTGATGTTTTAATAGATGACCCGAATGGTAGTTTTGCTGAATTTTGTAGAACAAAGTACCTGTTGATAGTTCATCCAAGGATAGAAGCGTCATTTTTTGGAAATTTGGATCAGAGGAACTTTGTGTCTAGTGGAAGGCATCCGATGACACCGTTTTACCAATTGTTTGTTAAAATGGCAAGGTGGGTTTGGCTTCTACAAGGTATTGCAGCTTCACAGCCAGAAAGTGAAATGTTCATAGTCAATCGAGGAAGTGAATTCTCTGATAGTTATATGGAGAATATCGAGGGTGGAAAGGATGATGTGCGCTCGTTAGATGGCCAGAAGGGAAGGTATAAAGTTGAGCTGATGGTGATGCCTGGATTTAGAATCGAGGAAAGATTGTTTAAGGCTCGTGTTTATGTTTCTAAACTCAGTACTACTTCCTAG